The Metabacillus schmidteae genome includes a region encoding these proteins:
- the spoIIID gene encoding sporulation transcriptional regulator SpoIIID: MHDYIKERTIKIGKYIVETKKTVRVIAKEFGVSKSTVHKDLTERLPEINPDLANEVKEILDYHKSIRHLRGGEATKLKYKKDEILEEEPVK; this comes from the coding sequence GTGCACGATTACATCAAAGAACGCACAATCAAGATTGGGAAGTATATCGTGGAGACAAAGAAAACTGTTCGCGTCATTGCGAAGGAGTTTGGTGTTTCCAAAAGTACCGTCCACAAGGATTTAACGGAAAGGTTACCTGAAATTAACCCTGATCTTGCGAATGAGGTAAAGGAAATACTTGATTATCATAAATCAATCAGACATTTACGTGGTGGAGAAGCAACAAAGTTGAAGTACAAGAAGGACGAAATTTTAGAAGAAGAACCAGTGAAGTAA
- the mreB gene encoding rod shape-determining protein → MFARDIGIDLGTANVLIHVKGKGIVLNEPSVVALDKNTGKVLAVGEEARRMVGRTPGNIVAIRPLKDGVIADFEVTEAMLKHFINKLNVKGLLSKPRMLICCPTNITSVEQKAIKEAAEKSGGKNVFLEEEPKVAAIGAGMDIFQPYGNMVVDIGGGTTDVAVLSMGDIVTASSIKMAGDKFDAEILNYIKKEYKLLIGERTAEDIKVNVATVFPGARYEEISIRGRDMVTGLPRTITVNSTEVEAALREPISAIVQAAKSVLERTPPELSADIIDRGVILTGGGALLNGLDQLLAEELKVPVLVAEAPMDCVAIGTGIMLDNMDKLPRKKFG, encoded by the coding sequence ATGTTTGCGAGGGATATTGGTATAGATCTTGGTACGGCTAACGTACTTATTCATGTGAAAGGGAAGGGAATTGTGTTAAACGAGCCTTCCGTTGTTGCCCTGGACAAAAATACTGGTAAGGTACTTGCCGTTGGTGAAGAAGCTAGACGTATGGTAGGACGTACTCCTGGGAATATTGTTGCTATTCGCCCATTAAAAGACGGTGTTATTGCAGACTTTGAAGTAACAGAGGCAATGCTAAAGCACTTTATTAATAAGCTGAATGTAAAAGGGTTACTTTCAAAGCCGCGCATGCTCATTTGCTGCCCAACGAATATTACATCTGTTGAACAAAAGGCAATTAAAGAAGCTGCTGAAAAAAGCGGCGGTAAAAATGTATTTCTTGAGGAAGAACCAAAGGTAGCAGCAATTGGTGCCGGTATGGACATCTTCCAACCTTATGGAAACATGGTTGTTGATATTGGCGGTGGAACTACTGATGTCGCTGTGTTGTCAATGGGCGATATTGTCACCGCCTCTTCCATTAAAATGGCTGGGGACAAGTTTGACGCGGAAATTTTAAATTACATTAAAAAAGAGTACAAGCTATTAATCGGTGAGCGTACTGCAGAAGATATTAAAGTCAATGTAGCAACTGTATTCCCAGGCGCACGTTATGAAGAAATCAGTATTCGTGGTCGTGACATGGTAACAGGATTACCTCGTACAATTACCGTGAACTCAACAGAAGTGGAAGCAGCACTTCGTGAACCAATTTCCGCCATTGTACAAGCTGCTAAGAGTGTCCTGGAACGTACTCCTCCAGAACTTTCAGCAGACATCATCGACCGCGGTGTTATTTTAACAGGTGGTGGAGCACTACTTAACGGCTTAGACCAACTTTTAGCTGAAGAACTAAAAGTACCAGTACTAGTAGCTGAAGCACCAATGGACTGCGTAGCAATCGGCACAGGAATCATGCTGGACAACATGGACAAACTTCCACGCAAAAAATTCGGATGA
- a CDS encoding amidase — protein MKRIILMFILTMFVLGVAGVNKANASANTEYSTWLWDTNQIVTNREAILEFLENKQVSHVYLQINRLINVDQYKQFIKEASARQIKVYALDGAPEWGPSSKAFTNFLNWVSAYQTSAAEGEKFSGIHLDVEPYLTSQWTTNYSGAVLKYQNVILTAANTAKTLGIPFAADIPFWFDEMNVKNKYGKGNLAEWVIKNTSEITIMAYRDKAVGPNGIIELAKYEINLAASLNKDVTIAVETMNLGSSDGFLTFYEEGQSAMDQELALVSDAYKDYSSFKGVAVHHVGSWMELR, from the coding sequence ATGAAAAGAATAATCTTGATGTTTATTTTAACTATGTTTGTGTTGGGGGTTGCCGGTGTGAATAAAGCAAATGCCAGCGCGAACACGGAATACTCTACATGGCTTTGGGATACGAATCAAATTGTGACGAATCGTGAAGCTATATTAGAATTTCTTGAAAATAAACAAGTATCTCATGTGTATTTACAAATTAACCGATTGATTAATGTTGACCAATATAAACAATTTATTAAAGAAGCTTCAGCACGTCAAATAAAGGTTTATGCGCTTGACGGTGCTCCTGAATGGGGACCATCATCTAAGGCTTTTACTAACTTTTTGAACTGGGTTTCCGCCTATCAAACAAGTGCAGCTGAGGGTGAAAAATTTTCCGGCATTCATCTTGATGTTGAGCCATATCTTACTTCACAATGGACTACAAATTACAGTGGAGCTGTGCTGAAATATCAAAATGTCATTTTAACTGCAGCGAATACTGCGAAGACACTTGGAATACCATTCGCCGCTGATATTCCTTTTTGGTTTGACGAGATGAATGTGAAAAATAAATACGGAAAAGGAAATCTCGCTGAATGGGTGATTAAGAATACGAGTGAGATTACAATCATGGCATACCGTGATAAGGCTGTTGGTCCCAATGGGATTATTGAGCTAGCGAAATACGAAATAAATCTTGCAGCGTCACTTAATAAAGATGTCACGATTGCTGTTGAAACGATGAACCTGGGCAGCAGTGACGGATTCCTGACGTTTTATGAGGAAGGGCAAAGTGCGATGGACCAAGAGCTTGCGCTTGTTTCAGATGCTTATAAGGATTATTCAAGCTTTAAAGGTGTTGCGGTGCATCACGTGGGGAGCTGGATGGAGTTACGGTAA
- a CDS encoding flagellar hook-basal body protein, whose amino-acid sequence MLRGLYTATAGMLAQQRRTEMLSNNMANANTAGYKADQSTIRAFPEMLLQRMENKTVPTGNGMNVAGMQTIGSINSGVYLQEIKSRDIQGELKETGLVTDVALVEETVPLHPETNVKGSLFFAVQNGAGEERYTRNGHFTLDENGLLLSDGNPVLSTAGQPISIQASEFSVTTAGDVLVDGEPEPIAQIDVRFAEDVRNLVKEGNGIFRTSDGQALPTAINNGDIQYNLKQNYLETSTVDVGRTYTDIMTAYRSFEANQKVLQAYDKSMEKAANEIGRLS is encoded by the coding sequence ATGCTAAGAGGTTTATATACAGCAACTGCAGGGATGTTGGCACAGCAGCGCCGAACAGAAATGCTATCAAATAATATGGCAAATGCAAATACAGCGGGGTATAAAGCGGATCAATCGACAATCCGGGCTTTTCCGGAAATGCTCTTGCAGCGTATGGAAAATAAAACTGTTCCAACTGGTAATGGAATGAATGTAGCAGGCATGCAAACAATTGGTTCGATTAATTCTGGAGTTTATTTACAGGAAATTAAAAGTAGAGATATCCAAGGTGAGCTAAAGGAAACAGGCCTGGTAACTGATGTTGCCTTAGTTGAAGAAACTGTTCCTCTACATCCGGAAACAAATGTAAAAGGTTCATTATTCTTTGCTGTTCAAAACGGAGCTGGTGAGGAACGCTACACACGCAACGGACATTTTACATTAGACGAAAATGGTCTTTTACTTTCAGATGGAAATCCTGTGCTTTCAACAGCAGGACAACCAATCTCTATCCAAGCCAGTGAATTCAGCGTTACAACTGCCGGCGATGTTTTGGTAGATGGAGAACCAGAACCTATCGCACAAATTGATGTCCGTTTTGCTGAAGATGTACGTAATCTAGTCAAAGAAGGAAATGGAATATTCCGTACTTCAGACGGCCAAGCCCTTCCAACAGCAATCAACAATGGTGACATCCAATACAATTTAAAACAAAACTATCTGGAAACTTCCACTGTAGATGTAGGAAGAACATATACGGATATCATGACAGCCTACCGTTCATTTGAAGCAAATCAAAAGGTGCTGCAAGCATATGATAAAAGCATGGAAAAGGCCGCAAATGAAATTGGCCGCTTATCATAA
- a CDS encoding flagellar hook-basal body protein — MLRSMITATNTMGQIQKQLDQIGHNLANVDTQSYKRTETTFSELVRQQFTNQGNALEEREEERFGTELGIRQGTGARLNKSVVFTQGSIKQTGRSLDIAFTSPDQFLQIDVNGQINYTRDGALYLSPATDGSNQLLLSTASGNLVLDENQNPIRFNDTFKELMISKDGTIRAIPRNETEQPQEFQLGVIQVDRPQMLSQLGNNLYGLKDLGDMQIEDVLTYLEGADRGAVTMQQGALEMSNVDLTKEMTDLMISQRSYQMNAKSITLGDQMLGLINGVR, encoded by the coding sequence ATGTTACGCTCAATGATTACAGCGACTAATACAATGGGCCAGATCCAAAAACAGCTTGATCAAATTGGCCACAACCTGGCAAATGTTGATACTCAAAGCTATAAAAGAACGGAAACAACATTCTCCGAATTAGTTCGTCAGCAATTTACTAATCAAGGCAATGCATTAGAAGAAAGAGAAGAAGAACGTTTTGGAACAGAACTTGGGATTCGACAAGGAACAGGCGCAAGACTAAATAAAAGCGTTGTGTTTACACAAGGCAGCATCAAGCAAACTGGCAGATCACTTGATATTGCTTTTACTTCACCAGATCAGTTTTTACAAATTGATGTAAATGGGCAAATTAATTATACTCGAGATGGTGCTCTATATTTATCGCCAGCAACGGACGGAAGTAACCAGCTCTTACTCTCAACAGCATCGGGTAACCTGGTCCTGGATGAAAATCAAAACCCAATTCGGTTCAATGATACATTTAAAGAGCTTATGATTTCAAAAGATGGAACAATTAGAGCCATACCGAGAAATGAAACAGAACAACCACAAGAGTTCCAACTAGGTGTTATTCAAGTAGATCGTCCGCAAATGCTGAGTCAGTTAGGGAATAATCTTTACGGATTAAAAGATCTGGGTGACATGCAAATCGAAGACGTATTAACCTACTTAGAAGGTGCAGACCGCGGGGCTGTCACAATGCAGCAGGGTGCACTTGAAATGTCCAATGTTGATTTAACAAAGGAAATGACCGATTTAATGATCTCACAGCGCTCATACCAAATGAACGCAAAGTCCATTACACTTGGCGACCAAATGCTGGGATTAATTAACGGCGTAAGATAG
- a CDS encoding DNA-directed RNA polymerase subunit beta, whose product MVAKETTKAVSREEVKKINAKKNQEEKQDQQTEKVKLRIRLIPIWLRVVLVLLAMVISLIVGLMIGYGVIGNGNPEEALDKSTWQHIIDLVEKE is encoded by the coding sequence TTGGTAGCAAAAGAAACGACAAAAGCGGTCAGTCGAGAAGAAGTTAAAAAGATAAACGCAAAGAAAAATCAAGAAGAAAAACAAGACCAACAAACCGAAAAAGTAAAATTACGCATTCGCCTCATTCCCATTTGGTTACGTGTCGTACTTGTTCTCTTAGCTATGGTCATCAGCTTAATCGTTGGACTTATGATCGGCTATGGAGTCATCGGCAATGGAAATCCAGAGGAGGCACTTGATAAATCAACATGGCAACATATCATCGACTTAGTTGAAAAAGAATAA
- the fabZ gene encoding 3-hydroxyacyl-ACP dehydratase FabZ, with translation MLDINEIKDIIPHRYPFLLVDRILEVQEGVKAIGIKNVSANEEFFNGHFPDYPVMPGVLIVEALAQVGAVAILKKEENRGRLAFFAGIDNCRFKRQVKPGDQLRLEVEIIRLRGSLGKGKAIATVDGEVACETEIMFALGEKKEAE, from the coding sequence ATGTTAGATATTAACGAAATCAAAGATATTATCCCACACCGATACCCATTTTTACTCGTTGACCGCATTTTAGAAGTACAAGAAGGAGTCAAAGCGATTGGCATTAAAAATGTCTCAGCCAACGAAGAATTTTTTAATGGTCATTTCCCTGACTACCCGGTTATGCCAGGGGTATTAATCGTTGAAGCACTAGCACAAGTTGGAGCAGTTGCCATTCTGAAAAAAGAAGAAAACCGCGGAAGATTAGCATTCTTTGCCGGAATCGATAACTGCCGCTTCAAAAGACAAGTAAAACCAGGTGACCAATTACGCCTGGAAGTAGAAATCATCCGCCTAAGAGGCTCCCTTGGAAAAGGAAAAGCGATCGCAACAGTTGATGGAGAAGTAGCATGTGAAACAGAAATCATGTTTGCGTTAGGTGAGAAAAAAGAAGCTGAATAA
- a CDS encoding YwpF-like family protein: MKTFKLVCLKIDEQSAEAKNIPLLDGLVINKEDGENSWLLESLISKDFLPYFEEQKEANRTLKMFVTISKLSNAPARISASVNTITVLDESISILFDGRLLTSRSQYRPDELLESLLDQGLSGNALKEAFKESIQQREHSTKL; this comes from the coding sequence ATGAAAACGTTCAAGCTTGTCTGCTTAAAAATTGATGAACAATCAGCTGAAGCCAAAAACATTCCTTTACTTGACGGTCTTGTCATTAACAAGGAAGATGGCGAAAATTCGTGGTTACTAGAATCATTGATCTCAAAAGACTTCTTGCCTTACTTCGAGGAACAAAAAGAAGCTAATCGTACATTAAAAATGTTTGTAACCATTTCGAAATTGAGCAATGCACCTGCACGAATCTCTGCGAGTGTGAATACGATCACTGTGTTAGACGAATCCATCTCCATTCTTTTTGATGGTCGATTACTAACATCAAGATCACAATATCGTCCTGATGAACTGTTGGAGTCATTATTAGATCAAGGATTGTCCGGCAATGCCTTAAAGGAAGCTTTTAAGGAATCCATTCAACAACGTGAACATTCTACAAAGTTGTAA
- a CDS encoding helix-turn-helix domain-containing protein has translation MRELDVFQMNLKFYRELNGWSQEQLAEKINVSRPVITRLETGEQTPDLSYLLSLSNAFHVSIDHLIGRDQQTNDYLFEVYGKYEADGSVSQVADYLIKNPKMVQGLHQLLDVKTKHRKFIEDTIIRVIENSSKISE, from the coding sequence ATGAGAGAGTTAGATGTATTCCAAATGAATCTGAAATTTTATCGAGAGCTAAATGGGTGGTCACAGGAGCAATTAGCGGAAAAAATCAATGTTTCCAGGCCTGTTATCACTAGACTTGAAACCGGTGAGCAGACTCCAGATCTGTCCTATTTATTATCATTAAGTAATGCTTTTCACGTAAGCATCGATCACTTGATTGGACGTGATCAACAAACAAATGACTATTTATTTGAGGTTTACGGAAAGTATGAAGCTGACGGCTCTGTCTCTCAAGTTGCTGATTATTTAATCAAAAATCCCAAAATGGTACAAGGCTTACATCAGCTTTTAGATGTAAAAACAAAGCACCGTAAGTTTATTGAAGATACAATTATTCGCGTCATTGAAAATTCATCAAAGATTTCCGAGTAA
- a CDS encoding response regulator transcription factor, whose product MKIHMVAKDALEAQGIRWIIQSHLTGVQLTTWDDIRGLASALNHNKPDLIILDMDKWEWDDEMLKAALQNNKIRWLGISSERVFQVAYRGLRLHAEEILFRPFSPTDLIKQIQQLRFQIRNEQQQAPNSTKEYREIVDIDYPDFFLTEQIHSQPVIMSAFVTPHPHTLPLVYEILQGYPFTGKYRFFALSEFILGIHETQETTHLKEEYRAFVAHWKEQMEEPLALVINTYSEEGPLKDIYQQTKQLTEQVFFEGYDIILAENERSGWRDMDPFLTPIEQRHWIEMLEKKDTKAIREWVEHEFFTFKKPYPSPDMVRIRLTSVLAQIRRYMKAYKTQEAEWENAYHNVFQQIIQKPVIYEIVSELLTFISQLLVPGQDNLQEGSGTLVEKVKAMIESNYWDAQWNLAACADVLRINKSTLSRRFSVESGQSFRDTLHQVRIREAKRLLQETDLPLEEISRLTGYSHQTYFNAKFKQLVGRTPLAYRSGI is encoded by the coding sequence ATGAAGATTCATATGGTGGCAAAAGATGCACTTGAAGCACAGGGGATTCGCTGGATCATTCAATCACATTTAACAGGTGTTCAATTAACGACATGGGATGATATAAGAGGACTAGCGAGTGCACTAAATCATAATAAGCCTGACTTAATCATATTGGATATGGATAAGTGGGAGTGGGACGATGAGATGCTAAAAGCTGCCTTACAGAATAATAAAATCCGTTGGCTTGGAATCTCATCGGAAAGAGTTTTTCAAGTTGCCTATCGTGGACTTCGTTTACATGCTGAGGAGATTTTGTTTAGGCCGTTTTCTCCTACAGACCTAATTAAACAAATTCAGCAGTTACGCTTTCAGATTAGGAATGAGCAGCAACAAGCTCCCAATAGCACTAAGGAATACAGAGAAATAGTGGATATAGATTACCCTGATTTTTTCTTGACCGAACAAATACATTCTCAACCCGTGATCATGTCGGCTTTTGTTACTCCACATCCGCATACGCTTCCCCTTGTCTATGAGATATTGCAAGGCTATCCTTTTACGGGAAAGTATCGATTTTTTGCATTATCTGAATTCATATTAGGTATACATGAAACACAGGAAACGACCCATTTAAAGGAGGAGTATCGAGCGTTTGTTGCGCATTGGAAAGAACAGATGGAGGAGCCGCTTGCACTTGTCATTAATACTTATTCGGAAGAAGGCCCTTTAAAAGATATTTATCAACAAACAAAGCAGTTAACTGAACAAGTGTTTTTTGAGGGATATGACATTATTTTGGCCGAAAATGAACGTTCAGGTTGGCGGGATATGGATCCCTTCCTAACACCAATTGAGCAACGCCACTGGATAGAAATGCTTGAGAAAAAGGATACCAAAGCAATTCGCGAGTGGGTAGAGCATGAATTTTTCACCTTTAAAAAACCATATCCAAGTCCGGACATGGTTCGAATTCGACTTACTAGTGTTCTCGCTCAAATTCGCCGCTATATGAAAGCTTACAAGACACAAGAAGCAGAATGGGAAAATGCCTACCACAATGTCTTTCAGCAAATTATCCAAAAGCCTGTGATCTACGAGATCGTATCAGAGTTACTTACGTTTATTTCCCAATTGCTAGTACCAGGTCAAGATAATTTACAGGAAGGCTCCGGGACGCTGGTGGAAAAGGTTAAGGCGATGATCGAATCAAACTACTGGGATGCCCAGTGGAATTTAGCTGCATGTGCTGATGTGCTCCGCATTAATAAAAGCACTCTAAGCCGCCGCTTTTCTGTAGAATCTGGACAATCCTTTCGAGATACACTGCATCAAGTACGAATCCGAGAAGCTAAACGTCTCCTGCAGGAAACGGATTTACCACTTGAAGAAATTTCACGATTAACTGGATATTCTCATCAAACGTATTTTAATGCGAAATTTAAACAGCTAGTAGGACGCACACCATTAGCTTATCGGTCAGGGATATGA
- the hutP gene encoding hut operon transcriptional regulator HutP: MALSKDRRIGRHAILLLLSDDSTEQLQKLEQLNWKGYIGKVGSMDAHKVVAAIETAAKKNEIIQSDVYRESHALYHAIIEALHGVTRGQVQLGSVLRTVGLSFAVLRGNPYDHEQEGDWIAVALYGTIGAPVKGSEHETIGLGINHI; encoded by the coding sequence ATGGCATTGAGTAAAGATCGTCGTATTGGTCGACACGCCATTCTTCTTTTGTTATCTGATGATTCAACTGAACAGCTGCAAAAACTCGAGCAGTTGAATTGGAAGGGATACATAGGAAAAGTTGGATCGATGGACGCGCATAAAGTAGTAGCTGCCATTGAAACAGCAGCGAAGAAAAATGAGATCATCCAGTCGGATGTTTATCGCGAATCACATGCATTATACCATGCGATTATTGAAGCATTGCATGGGGTAACAAGAGGTCAAGTGCAATTAGGATCTGTACTAAGAACTGTAGGCTTGTCTTTTGCTGTTTTACGTGGAAACCCATATGATCATGAGCAAGAAGGAGATTGGATTGCCGTTGCCTTATATGGCACAATCGGTGCGCCTGTTAAGGGATCTGAGCATGAAACGATCGGCTTAGGAATTAATCACATATAA